The Streptococcus pluranimalium genome contains a region encoding:
- a CDS encoding energy-coupling factor ABC transporter ATP-binding protein yields the protein MIEVSNLFFKYQEDQEDYTLKDVSFHVKPGEWLSIVGHNGSGKSTTARLLDGLLLAESGDIHIAGKKLTEENIWEIRQDIGMVFQNPDNQFVGATVEDDVAFGLENKGISHSEMTNRVTEALALVGMTAFKTREPARLSGGQKQRVAIAGALATRPKILIFDESTSMLDPDGRQELLGTIQTIRQQFDMTIISITHDLDEVALSDRVIVMKSGEIESISTPRELLSRGNDLVALGLDLPFTVRLQESLQDIGWQSKEYRTETELEDDLWEFLSKM from the coding sequence ATGATTGAGGTTTCAAATTTATTTTTTAAATACCAGGAAGATCAAGAAGATTATACTCTAAAAGATGTTTCGTTTCACGTGAAACCTGGAGAATGGTTATCTATTGTAGGACATAATGGTTCAGGAAAATCAACAACAGCTCGGTTACTCGATGGTTTGTTACTAGCAGAATCAGGTGATATTCACATTGCTGGTAAAAAGTTAACTGAAGAAAATATTTGGGAAATTCGACAGGATATTGGTATGGTTTTTCAAAATCCTGACAATCAATTTGTTGGTGCCACTGTTGAAGATGATGTTGCATTTGGTCTTGAAAACAAGGGTATTAGTCATTCTGAAATGACCAATAGAGTCACGGAAGCTTTGGCATTAGTTGGGATGACGGCATTTAAAACACGTGAACCTGCTAGACTTTCTGGGGGACAAAAGCAACGCGTAGCTATTGCAGGTGCTCTTGCAACTCGACCTAAAATTTTAATCTTTGATGAGTCAACGAGCATGTTGGATCCAGATGGCCGTCAGGAACTATTGGGGACGATTCAAACAATCCGCCAGCAATTTGACATGACCATTATTTCAATCACACATGATTTAGATGAAGTTGCTCTTAGTGATCGTGTTATTGTCATGAAGTCGGGTGAAATTGAGTCAATTTCAACACCTAGGGAACTCCTTTCACGAGGTAATGATCTGGTGGCACTTGGTCTAGATTTACCATTTACGGTTCGTTTGCAAGAATCTTTGCAGGATATTGGATGGCAATCAAAAGAATACAGAACAGAAACAGAATTGGAAGATGACTTATGGGAATTTCTCTCAAAAATGTAA